CGATCAGTTTATCGGCTGCGGCGGCGGTAGCGACCGGTCCCGCTATCTCCGCTCCGCGTCGTTCGAAGGCGCAGGCAAGATCGTCGGCGAGATAATATTCGTCCTCGACGACGAGAATGCGTGCGCCGCTAAAGCCCATATTGTCCATCTGCGCCCTCCGTTCTGGTCCTGGGGACGGCTCGCGTGTAAACAGTCGCTTACCTAACATAGGTGAACAACAGTCCGCGAGGGGCCGCGCTAATGACGGGGACAGTTGACCGCTATGAAATGGTAAATGTCCTGACCCGCCGCATCGAAGCATTCACCAGGCTGTCGCAAGACGATCGCGCAATCCTCGAACGCATGGCGCGTCGCACCATCCGCGAAGTCGGAGCCCGGCGCGATCTCATTCGCGAAGGCGATGCGCCCCGCTCCGTCTTTCTGGTGCTGGACGGATGGGCGTGCCGCTACAAGACGTTGCCGGACGGCCGGCGCCAGATCGTCTCCTTCTTCGTGCCCGGCGACCTTTGCGATCTGCACATCTACATCCTCCGGGAAATGGACCATTCGATCGCTTCCATCACGCCGGTGCGCGTAGCGGAGATTGCGCGCGACGACTTCGAGAAGCTGCTCGCCGATCACCCCCGCCTCGTCCAGGCATTGTGGTGGGATGAACTGGTGACGATGGCGATCCAGCGCGAATGGACGCTCAACCTGGGTCAGCGCACCGCGTTCGAGCGGATCGCCCACCTCCTGTGCGAATTGTACATTCGCATGCAGTCGGTCGGCCAGACCAACGGCAACAGCATCAATTTCCCGCTGACCCAGGTCGACCTGGCGGACGCGACCGGGCTGACCGCCGTGCACGTCAACCGGACGCTGCAGGAACTCCGCAAGGGCGGACTGGTCGAGCTGCAGAGCAAGACCTTGACCATCCCCAACATGGACGCTCTCAAGGATGTCGCCATGTTCAACGACAATTACCTGCACCTCGACCGGGAGGGCAGGCACCTCGACGCCAATGACTGATCGGGGAAACTGGCTGGCCGGCGACGGCGAAATGGCCGAGCGGGTGCGCAGCCACGACTGGACGGCGACTCCCATCGGCCCGATCGCCCAATGGCCGCGCGACCTCAGGACCGCCGTCGGCCTGACGCTTTCCCATCCGCTGCCCATGCTGCTCTGCTGGGGCGAGGACCTGATCCAGATCTACAACGACGCCTACCTGCCGGTGCTGAACGGCAAGCACCCGCGCGCCCTCGGCCAGTCGGCGAGATTGCAAGAAGCCGAAGGCTGGGAGAATGCCGGCGCGCTCTGCGAACGCGTATGGGCAGGGCAGGCGATCTCATCGGACCGGCAACGACGGTCGGTCCTGCGCGACGGGGCGCCGAGCGAGGCCTGGTTCGTCGGCCATCTCGCCCCGCTTCGCGACGCCCACGGCGCCATCGCCGGCGTGCATCTCATTGCACAGGATTTGACCGGGCAGGTCGCCGCCGAAGCCGCCCGCGACCGGGCCGAGGCGGAGGCGCGTGACCGCGAGACCAGGTTCGAGACCGTCGCCGAATTGCTCGGCCTCGGCTGGTCGAGCTGGGAGCCCGGCACGGGCGAGCTCAACTGGGATGCCCGCACCAAGGCCCTGTGGGGCCTCGCGCCTACGTCGACGATCGATCCGAAGCAGGCGGTCGCAGCCATCCATCCCGATGACCGCCATCGCGTGGAGGCCGCCGTTTCGGCCGGATTGATTCCGGGCAACGAACCCGTCACGCTGGAATATCGCGTGATCGGGATCGAAGACGGGGTCGAACGCTGGATCCAGGGCCACGGCCGGGCGTCGTTCGACGGCAGCAGGCCGACCGGGTTCGTGGGCGCCGTGCTCGACATCACCGAGCGCAAGGCGACGGAGCTCGCGCTCCGCGACAGCCAGGCCTGGCTCCAGGAAGGAGTCGAGCTGGCCGGCCTCACCACCTATCGCTGGGATCTGCGTACCGGAAAGCTCGACTGGGACGAGCGCCTGCAAGCCTTGTGGGGCTTGTCCGCCGATCTCGAGCCTAGCTACGAGCGGTGGAAGGAGGGCGTCCATCCTGCCGATCGGGACCGCGTCGTGGCGACCGTCCAGTGCGCGCTCGATCCCGCGGGGACGGGGGTATACGAAGCCGAATATCGCATGCGGAATCGCCAGACCGGCGACATTCGCTGGATCTCCACCCGCGCGCGCAGCCGGTTCCTGGACGGAGAGGCGGTTGCCGTCACCGGGACGGCGCGCGATATCACCGAAAGCAAGCTGGCCGAGGAGCACCAGCGCACGCTCCTCGCCGAGCTGCAGCATCGGGTGCGCAACACGCTCGGCGTCGTCCGGTCGATCGCGCAGCGCACTGCCGCCACCAGCGACAGCGTGGAAGACATGGACATGCACTTGCAGGGCCGGCTCGACGCCTTCTCGCGCGTCCAGTCCGCCGTCACCCGCAACCCCGACGCCGGCGTCGACCTCAAAGGGCTGATCGAGGACGAGCTGCTCGCCCATGCGGCGCGCGAGGGCGACACGTTGGTCGTCCGCGGCCCCGACACGCAGCTCCCGCCCAGGGCCGCCGAGTCGGTCAGCCTGGCGATGCACGAGCTCGCGACCAACGCCGTCAAATATGGCGTGCTGAGCGGCGTCGCGGGCCGGCTGTCGATCGTCTGGGAGACATTGGCCGCGGACGGCGGTGGCAAGGCCCTGCGGCTGGTGTGGAGCGAGACTCTTGGCGAGGCCGGGCTG
This portion of the Sphingomonas sp. LY54 genome encodes:
- a CDS encoding sensor histidine kinase codes for the protein MTDRGNWLAGDGEMAERVRSHDWTATPIGPIAQWPRDLRTAVGLTLSHPLPMLLCWGEDLIQIYNDAYLPVLNGKHPRALGQSARLQEAEGWENAGALCERVWAGQAISSDRQRRSVLRDGAPSEAWFVGHLAPLRDAHGAIAGVHLIAQDLTGQVAAEAARDRAEAEARDRETRFETVAELLGLGWSSWEPGTGELNWDARTKALWGLAPTSTIDPKQAVAAIHPDDRHRVEAAVSAGLIPGNEPVTLEYRVIGIEDGVERWIQGHGRASFDGSRPTGFVGAVLDITERKATELALRDSQAWLQEGVELAGLTTYRWDLRTGKLDWDERLQALWGLSADLEPSYERWKEGVHPADRDRVVATVQCALDPAGTGVYEAEYRMRNRQTGDIRWISTRARSRFLDGEAVAVTGTARDITESKLAEEHQRTLLAELQHRVRNTLGVVRSIAQRTAATSDSVEDMDMHLQGRLDAFSRVQSAVTRNPDAGVDLKGLIEDELLAHAAREGDTLVVRGPDTQLPPRAAESVSLAMHELATNAVKYGVLSGVAGRLSIVWETLAADGGGKALRLVWSETLGEAGLTEPQRQGFGMELLQRRLPYELDARTRIEFRPEGLRFTLEMPLPEASAA
- a CDS encoding Crp/Fnr family transcriptional regulator; protein product: MARRTIREVGARRDLIREGDAPRSVFLVLDGWACRYKTLPDGRRQIVSFFVPGDLCDLHIYILREMDHSIASITPVRVAEIARDDFEKLLADHPRLVQALWWDELVTMAIQREWTLNLGQRTAFERIAHLLCELYIRMQSVGQTNGNSINFPLTQVDLADATGLTAVHVNRTLQELRKGGLVELQSKTLTIPNMDALKDVAMFNDNYLHLDREGRHLDAND